The following proteins come from a genomic window of Sebastes fasciatus isolate fSebFas1 chromosome 6, fSebFas1.pri, whole genome shotgun sequence:
- the sgsm1a gene encoding small G protein signaling modulator 1 isoform X3: protein MATIMAEAETRQRLLRTVKKEVKQIMEEAVTRKFVHEDSSHIVSFCAAVEACVLHGLKRRAAGFLRSNKIAALFMKVGKSFVPAEELCRKAQEVEQIIETKRSQSLQSQDGLRKMPRLPSLNPQGVKNLWIRTALFEKVLDKIVLYLAENSSKYYEKEAVLMDPVDGPILASLLVGPCALEYTKMKTADHFWTDPSADELVQRHRIHGGHCRQDSPTKRPALCIQKRHSSSSMDERPSPSPSAREYVESLHQNNRVTLLFGKNNVLVQPRDDMEAIPGYLSLHQNADLMTLKWTPNQLMNGSVGDLDYEFSVYWDYAMTIPLGEIVYLHCHQQVDSGGTVVLVSQDGIQRPPLRFPRGGHLLQFLSCLENGLLPHGQLDPPLWSQRGKGKVFPKLRNRVPQGSGSSDSVSDKEEDEATDYVFRILFPNSQSEFVTPPDLMDQGATMWHPTLRKSSCSSCSQGSFSGGATPKGCNHERAPLKLLCDNMKNQIISRAFYGWLAYCRHLSTVRTHLSALVNHTIVAPDRPCDAYKGLTADVWQTFLQDCTAYKETELRRMVYFGGVEASLRKEVWPFLLGHYQFGMSEAERKEVDEHVRVCYQQTMREWLGCEEIVRQREKEQHAAALAKCSTGASMDGFSQKMIHHNSTVSNESQSSQSSDRQSLARLQSDSSSSTQFFTSSHPFPWSSLLPFGLFFQVFESVEEVDQIETEPKSEDAKQVPKIPNGALQNGTSSPDSGHPSSRNFSVTSGLSDGSLSTEDSAAPDATPRSAAVPQSPVKPAGVESEAPTEEVDSQVRGKVKNKEEEEEEEEEKAPDATKTADNTKTEELVEANKETSLQPKTQETVQESGAIKTEGPKCEEKDELADIKGVTSLESGQTEKEVQDKDTMMASAAATESKVDLVEKSLKKEEEAIIEKTAETNVEKTKRMDESQTSKPQEVLSAERRENIFVDHVALEVEKTLVFPADTGVSRAREAYFPSQTEEAQVMTESDESPSAIEMEEIPKAKVSMVPWSKKGRCEASSFSEDSAPHMELKQEEGQRGKPSPEGAEPLLCDEPEMESLYPNFDSLAASGDTKNEATSQESAGSTFSQELLDLYTLNLHRIEKDVQRCDRNYCYFTPANLEKLRNIMCSYIWRHLDIGYVQGMCDLLAPLLVILDDEAMAFSCFTELMKRMNQNFPHGGAMDTHFANMRSLIQILDSELFELMHQNGDYTHFYFCYRWFLLDFKRELVYDDVFAVWETIWAAKCVSSSHFVLFIALALVEIYRDIILENNMDFTDIIKFFNEMAEHHNIKKILTMARDLVCKVQMLIENK from the exons CAAAGTCAAGACGGCCTTCGCAAGATGCCCCGACTGCCCAGCCTCAACCCACAGGGAGTGAAGAACCTGTGGATCCGGACGGCTCTATTTGAGAAAGTGCTGGACAAGATTGTCCTCTACCTGGCGGAGAACAGCAG TAAATACTACGAGAAAGAGGCTGTTCTAATGGACCCGGTGGACGGACCTATCCTCGCCTCTTTGTTAG TTGGACCTTGTGCTTTGGAGTACACAAAGATGAAGACAGCCGACCACTTCTGGACAGACCCGTCTGCTGACGAATTGGTGCAAAGACATCGCATCCATGGCGGCCACTGCAGACAGGATTCTCCCACTAAGAGGCCTGCACTGTGT ATCCAGAAGCGGCactccagcagcagcatggatGAACGCCCTTCGCCCTCGCCATCAGCTCGTGAATATGTGGAGTCGCTGCATCAAAACAACAGAGTGACCCTGCTGTTTGGCAAAAACAATGTGCTCGTACAGCCG AGGGACGACATGGAGGCTATCCCGGGTTACCTCTCTCTGCACCAGAATGCTGACCTCATGACCCTGAAGTGGACGCCGAACCAGCTCATGAACGGCTCTGTTGGAGACTTGGACTACGAGTTCAG TGTATACTGGGACTATGCCATGACGATCCCTCTAGGGGAGATAGTTTACTTGCACTGTCATCAACAAG TTGACAGTGGGGGGACGGTGGTGCTGGTCAGTCAGGATGGGATCCAAAGACCTCCACTTCGCTTCCCCAGAGGAGGCCACTTGCTCCAGTTCCTCTCCTGCCTGGAGAACGGCCTGCTTCCACACGGCCAGCTGGACCCTCCGCTCTGGTCCCAGAGGGGAAAG GGGAAGGTGTTTCCCAAGCTGCGGAATAGGGTTCCTCAGGGATCTGGGTCCTCAGACTCGGTCTCCGAtaaggaggaggacgaggccACAGACTATGTCTTCCGCATCCTCTTCCCAAACAGCCAGTCAGAGTTTG TGACTCCCCCAGACTTGATGGATCAGGGAGCTACGATGTGGCATCCCACGCTCAGGAAGTCCTCGTGTTCCTCTTGTTCTCAGGGGAGCTTCTCTGGCGGGGCGACGCCCAAGGGGTGCAACCATGAGAG GGCTCCTCTGAAGCTGCTGTGCGACAACATGAAGAATCAGATCATCTCTCGGGCGTTTTACGGCT GGTTGGCATACTGCCGCCACCTGTCCACGGTGCGTACACACCTCTCTGCTCTCGTCAATCACACCATTGTGGCGCCCGACCGGCCGTGCGATGCCTACAAAGGGCTCACCGCAGACGTGTGGCAGACGTTCCTCCAGGACTGCACA GCATACAAGGAGACGGAGCTGCGTCGCATGGTCTACTTCGGCGGTGTGGAGGCCTCGCTGCGTAAAGAAGTGTGGCCGTTCCTGCTGGGTCATTACCAGTTTGGAATGTCAGAAGCTGAGAGGAAGGAG GTGGATGAACATGTCCGAGTGTGCTACCAGCAGACCATGCGCGAGTGGCTCGGTTGTGAGGAGATCGTCCGCCAGCGGGAGAAGGAGCAGCATGCTGCTGCATTAGCAAAGTGCTCCACTGGAGCGAGCATGGACGGCTTCAGTCAGAAGATGATCCATCACAACTCCACTGTCAGCAATGAG TCCCAGTCCTCCCAGAGCTCAGACAGGCAGAGTCTGGCTCGCCTGCAGAGTgactccagcagcagcacacag TTCTTCACATCCTCCCATCCCTTCCCCTGGAGTAGCCTGCTTCCCTTTGGCTTGTTCTTTCAGGTGTTTGAGTCCGTAGAGGAGGTTGACCAGATCGAGACGGAGCCCAAGAGCGAAGACGCCAAACAGGTGCCAAAGATACCCAATGGAGCTCTGCAGAACGGGACGAGCTCTCCCGACTCCGGACACCCCTCCTCCCGCAACTTCTCTGTCACTTCCGGCCTTTCGGACGGCTCACTCAGCACAGAGGACAGCGCTGCACCTGATGCAACCCCGAGATCTGCAGCTGTCCCTCAGAGCCCAGTCAAACCTGCAGGGGTGGAGAGTGAAGCTCCGACAGAGGAGGTGGACAGCCAGGTGAGAGGTAAAGTGAAgaacaaggaggaggaggaggaggaggaggaagagaaagcaCCTGATGCGACTAAAACTGCAGATAATACCAAGACTGAAGAGCTAGTCGAGGCCAACAAAGAGACAAGTCTGCAACCCAAAACACAAGAGACTGTTCAGGAGTCTGGAGCAATTAAAACAGAGGGGCCCAAGTGTGAAGAAAAAGATGAACTGGCAGACATTAAAGGAGTTACATCTTTAGAGTCAGGGCAAACAGAAAAAGAAGTGCAAGATAAGGATACTATGATGGCATCAGCAGCTGCTACAGAATCAAAAGTAGATCTTGTTGAGAAAAGtcttaaaaaagaagaagaagcgatTATTGAGAAAACTGCAGAAACAAATGTGGAAAAGACGAAGAGAATGGATGAATCACAGACGAGTAAACCACAAGAGGTTTTATCAGCAGAAAGGAGAGAAAATATATTCGTTGATCACGTGGCCCTCGAAGTTGAAAAGACCCTGGTTTTCCCAGCAGACACCGGGGTCTCGAGAGCAAGGGAAGCCTACTTTCCCTCTCAGACAGAGGAGGCTCAGGTCATGACTGAATCTGACGAGTCTCCCTCAGCcatagagatggaggagatccCCAAAGCCAAAGTTTCTATGGTGCCTTGGAGCAAGAAGGGACGTTGTGAAGCGTCGTCTTTCTCTGAGGACTCGGCCCCCCACATGGAGCTCAAGCAGGAGGAGGGGCAGCGTGGAAAGCCCAGTCCAGAGGGCGCAGAGCCCCTCCTGTGTGACGAGCCAGAGATGGAGAGCCTTTACCCAAACTTTGACTCTCTGGCGGCCTCTGGAGACACTAAAAATGAGGCGACCTCTCAAGAATCTGCTGGGAGTACCTTCTCT caAGAGCTTTTGGACTTGTATACGTTAAATCTGCACCGCATTGAAAAGGATGTCCAGCGCTGTGACCGAAACTACTGCTACTTCACTCCTGCCAACCTGGAGAAACTGCGCAACATCATGTGcag CTATATCTGGAGGCACCTTGACATCGGTTACGTACAGGGCATGTGTGATCTGCTGGCTCCTCTTCTAGTCATTCTGGATGATG AGGCCATGGCCTTCAGCTGCTTCACTGAGCTCATGAAGAGGATGAATCAAAACTTTCCACACGGCGGAGCTATGGATACTCACTTTGCCAACATGCGCTCTCTAATCCAG ATCCTGGATTCTGAGCTGTTTGAACTAATGCACCAGAACGGAGACTACACCCACTTCTACTTCTGCTACCGCTGGTTTCTCCTAGACTTCAAGCGAG AGCTGGTGTATGATGACGTGTTTGCAGTGTGGGAGACAATCTGGGCCGCCAAGTGTGTCTCCTCAAGTCACTTTGTCCTCTTCATCGCCCTGGCACTGGTGGAGATCTACAGGGACATAATCCTGGAGAACAACATGGACTTCACTGACATCATTAAGTTCTTCAATG AAATGGCTGAGCACCACAACATAAAGAAGATTTTGACCATGGCCAGAGATCTGGTGTGCAAAGTGCAGATGCTGATAGAGAACAAGTGA
- the sgsm1a gene encoding small G protein signaling modulator 1 isoform X1, with amino-acid sequence MATIMAEAETRQRLLRTVKKEVKQIMEEAVTRKFVHEDSSHIVSFCAAVEACVLHGLKRRAAGFLRSNKIAALFMKVGKSFVPAEELCRKAQEVEQIIETKRSQSLQSQDGLRKMPRLPSLNPQGVKNLWIRTALFEKVLDKIVLYLAENSSKYYEKEAVLMDPVDGPILASLLVGPCALEYTKMKTADHFWTDPSADELVQRHRIHGGHCRQDSPTKRPALCIQKRHSSSSMDERPSPSPSAREYVESLHQNNRVTLLFGKNNVLVQPRDDMEAIPGYLSLHQNADLMTLKWTPNQLMNGSVGDLDYEFSVYWDYAMTIPLGEIVYLHCHQQVDSGGTVVLVSQDGIQRPPLRFPRGGHLLQFLSCLENGLLPHGQLDPPLWSQRGKGKVFPKLRNRVPQGSGSSDSVSDKEEDEATDYVFRILFPNSQSEFVTVTHPPHLTSSLSLQLSGQTPSKTGTLVVPRRSCSCPEESPSLTGSSLTPPDLMDQGATMWHPTLRKSSCSSCSQGSFSGGATPKGCNHERAPLKLLCDNMKNQIISRAFYGWLAYCRHLSTVRTHLSALVNHTIVAPDRPCDAYKGLTADVWQTFLQDCTAYKETELRRMVYFGGVEASLRKEVWPFLLGHYQFGMSEAERKEVDEHVRVCYQQTMREWLGCEEIVRQREKEQHAAALAKCSTGASMDGFSQKMIHHNSTVSNESQSSQSSDRQSLARLQSDSSSSTQFFTSSHPFPWSSLLPFGLFFQVFESVEEVDQIETEPKSEDAKQVPKIPNGALQNGTSSPDSGHPSSRNFSVTSGLSDGSLSTEDSAAPDATPRSAAVPQSPVKPAGVESEAPTEEVDSQVRGKVKNKEEEEEEEEEKAPDATKTADNTKTEELVEANKETSLQPKTQETVQESGAIKTEGPKCEEKDELADIKGVTSLESGQTEKEVQDKDTMMASAAATESKVDLVEKSLKKEEEAIIEKTAETNVEKTKRMDESQTSKPQEVLSAERRENIFVDHVALEVEKTLVFPADTGVSRAREAYFPSQTEEAQVMTESDESPSAIEMEEIPKAKVSMVPWSKKGRCEASSFSEDSAPHMELKQEEGQRGKPSPEGAEPLLCDEPEMESLYPNFDSLAASGDTKNEATSQESAGSTFSQELLDLYTLNLHRIEKDVQRCDRNYCYFTPANLEKLRNIMCSYIWRHLDIGYVQGMCDLLAPLLVILDDEAMAFSCFTELMKRMNQNFPHGGAMDTHFANMRSLIQILDSELFELMHQNGDYTHFYFCYRWFLLDFKRELVYDDVFAVWETIWAAKCVSSSHFVLFIALALVEIYRDIILENNMDFTDIIKFFNEMAEHHNIKKILTMARDLVCKVQMLIENK; translated from the exons CAAAGTCAAGACGGCCTTCGCAAGATGCCCCGACTGCCCAGCCTCAACCCACAGGGAGTGAAGAACCTGTGGATCCGGACGGCTCTATTTGAGAAAGTGCTGGACAAGATTGTCCTCTACCTGGCGGAGAACAGCAG TAAATACTACGAGAAAGAGGCTGTTCTAATGGACCCGGTGGACGGACCTATCCTCGCCTCTTTGTTAG TTGGACCTTGTGCTTTGGAGTACACAAAGATGAAGACAGCCGACCACTTCTGGACAGACCCGTCTGCTGACGAATTGGTGCAAAGACATCGCATCCATGGCGGCCACTGCAGACAGGATTCTCCCACTAAGAGGCCTGCACTGTGT ATCCAGAAGCGGCactccagcagcagcatggatGAACGCCCTTCGCCCTCGCCATCAGCTCGTGAATATGTGGAGTCGCTGCATCAAAACAACAGAGTGACCCTGCTGTTTGGCAAAAACAATGTGCTCGTACAGCCG AGGGACGACATGGAGGCTATCCCGGGTTACCTCTCTCTGCACCAGAATGCTGACCTCATGACCCTGAAGTGGACGCCGAACCAGCTCATGAACGGCTCTGTTGGAGACTTGGACTACGAGTTCAG TGTATACTGGGACTATGCCATGACGATCCCTCTAGGGGAGATAGTTTACTTGCACTGTCATCAACAAG TTGACAGTGGGGGGACGGTGGTGCTGGTCAGTCAGGATGGGATCCAAAGACCTCCACTTCGCTTCCCCAGAGGAGGCCACTTGCTCCAGTTCCTCTCCTGCCTGGAGAACGGCCTGCTTCCACACGGCCAGCTGGACCCTCCGCTCTGGTCCCAGAGGGGAAAG GGGAAGGTGTTTCCCAAGCTGCGGAATAGGGTTCCTCAGGGATCTGGGTCCTCAGACTCGGTCTCCGAtaaggaggaggacgaggccACAGACTATGTCTTCCGCATCCTCTTCCCAAACAGCCAGTCAGAGTTTG TGACTGTAACCCATCCCCCCCATCTgacttcctccctctcccttcaACTGAGTGGACAGACCCCCTCCAAAACAGGGACCCTTGTTGTACCCAGGAGGTCTTGCAGCTGTCCTGAAGAATCCCCCTCACTCACAGGAAGCAGCT TGACTCCCCCAGACTTGATGGATCAGGGAGCTACGATGTGGCATCCCACGCTCAGGAAGTCCTCGTGTTCCTCTTGTTCTCAGGGGAGCTTCTCTGGCGGGGCGACGCCCAAGGGGTGCAACCATGAGAG GGCTCCTCTGAAGCTGCTGTGCGACAACATGAAGAATCAGATCATCTCTCGGGCGTTTTACGGCT GGTTGGCATACTGCCGCCACCTGTCCACGGTGCGTACACACCTCTCTGCTCTCGTCAATCACACCATTGTGGCGCCCGACCGGCCGTGCGATGCCTACAAAGGGCTCACCGCAGACGTGTGGCAGACGTTCCTCCAGGACTGCACA GCATACAAGGAGACGGAGCTGCGTCGCATGGTCTACTTCGGCGGTGTGGAGGCCTCGCTGCGTAAAGAAGTGTGGCCGTTCCTGCTGGGTCATTACCAGTTTGGAATGTCAGAAGCTGAGAGGAAGGAG GTGGATGAACATGTCCGAGTGTGCTACCAGCAGACCATGCGCGAGTGGCTCGGTTGTGAGGAGATCGTCCGCCAGCGGGAGAAGGAGCAGCATGCTGCTGCATTAGCAAAGTGCTCCACTGGAGCGAGCATGGACGGCTTCAGTCAGAAGATGATCCATCACAACTCCACTGTCAGCAATGAG TCCCAGTCCTCCCAGAGCTCAGACAGGCAGAGTCTGGCTCGCCTGCAGAGTgactccagcagcagcacacag TTCTTCACATCCTCCCATCCCTTCCCCTGGAGTAGCCTGCTTCCCTTTGGCTTGTTCTTTCAGGTGTTTGAGTCCGTAGAGGAGGTTGACCAGATCGAGACGGAGCCCAAGAGCGAAGACGCCAAACAGGTGCCAAAGATACCCAATGGAGCTCTGCAGAACGGGACGAGCTCTCCCGACTCCGGACACCCCTCCTCCCGCAACTTCTCTGTCACTTCCGGCCTTTCGGACGGCTCACTCAGCACAGAGGACAGCGCTGCACCTGATGCAACCCCGAGATCTGCAGCTGTCCCTCAGAGCCCAGTCAAACCTGCAGGGGTGGAGAGTGAAGCTCCGACAGAGGAGGTGGACAGCCAGGTGAGAGGTAAAGTGAAgaacaaggaggaggaggaggaggaggaggaagagaaagcaCCTGATGCGACTAAAACTGCAGATAATACCAAGACTGAAGAGCTAGTCGAGGCCAACAAAGAGACAAGTCTGCAACCCAAAACACAAGAGACTGTTCAGGAGTCTGGAGCAATTAAAACAGAGGGGCCCAAGTGTGAAGAAAAAGATGAACTGGCAGACATTAAAGGAGTTACATCTTTAGAGTCAGGGCAAACAGAAAAAGAAGTGCAAGATAAGGATACTATGATGGCATCAGCAGCTGCTACAGAATCAAAAGTAGATCTTGTTGAGAAAAGtcttaaaaaagaagaagaagcgatTATTGAGAAAACTGCAGAAACAAATGTGGAAAAGACGAAGAGAATGGATGAATCACAGACGAGTAAACCACAAGAGGTTTTATCAGCAGAAAGGAGAGAAAATATATTCGTTGATCACGTGGCCCTCGAAGTTGAAAAGACCCTGGTTTTCCCAGCAGACACCGGGGTCTCGAGAGCAAGGGAAGCCTACTTTCCCTCTCAGACAGAGGAGGCTCAGGTCATGACTGAATCTGACGAGTCTCCCTCAGCcatagagatggaggagatccCCAAAGCCAAAGTTTCTATGGTGCCTTGGAGCAAGAAGGGACGTTGTGAAGCGTCGTCTTTCTCTGAGGACTCGGCCCCCCACATGGAGCTCAAGCAGGAGGAGGGGCAGCGTGGAAAGCCCAGTCCAGAGGGCGCAGAGCCCCTCCTGTGTGACGAGCCAGAGATGGAGAGCCTTTACCCAAACTTTGACTCTCTGGCGGCCTCTGGAGACACTAAAAATGAGGCGACCTCTCAAGAATCTGCTGGGAGTACCTTCTCT caAGAGCTTTTGGACTTGTATACGTTAAATCTGCACCGCATTGAAAAGGATGTCCAGCGCTGTGACCGAAACTACTGCTACTTCACTCCTGCCAACCTGGAGAAACTGCGCAACATCATGTGcag CTATATCTGGAGGCACCTTGACATCGGTTACGTACAGGGCATGTGTGATCTGCTGGCTCCTCTTCTAGTCATTCTGGATGATG AGGCCATGGCCTTCAGCTGCTTCACTGAGCTCATGAAGAGGATGAATCAAAACTTTCCACACGGCGGAGCTATGGATACTCACTTTGCCAACATGCGCTCTCTAATCCAG ATCCTGGATTCTGAGCTGTTTGAACTAATGCACCAGAACGGAGACTACACCCACTTCTACTTCTGCTACCGCTGGTTTCTCCTAGACTTCAAGCGAG AGCTGGTGTATGATGACGTGTTTGCAGTGTGGGAGACAATCTGGGCCGCCAAGTGTGTCTCCTCAAGTCACTTTGTCCTCTTCATCGCCCTGGCACTGGTGGAGATCTACAGGGACATAATCCTGGAGAACAACATGGACTTCACTGACATCATTAAGTTCTTCAATG AAATGGCTGAGCACCACAACATAAAGAAGATTTTGACCATGGCCAGAGATCTGGTGTGCAAAGTGCAGATGCTGATAGAGAACAAGTGA